The following coding sequences lie in one Oryza brachyantha chromosome 10, ObraRS2, whole genome shotgun sequence genomic window:
- the LOC102711738 gene encoding methionine aminopeptidase 1A — protein sequence MEKGGSESSIACARCGKPASLQCPKCAQLKLPREGAAFCTQDCFKEAWSSHKSVHTKLDALGPQQSPEGWQYCLKKGRTRTSQLPRFDWTGPLRPYPISKMRVIPDKVEKPDWALDGIPKIEPDSDLQKRVEIKTPEQIERMRETCLIAREVLDAAARIIKPGITTDEIDRVVHEETIARGGYPSPLNYHFFPKSCCTSVNEVICHGIPDARKLEDGDIVNVDVTVYYKGVHGDLNETYFVGNVDEASKQLVRCTYECLDKAIAIVKPGVRFREVGEIINRHASMSGLSVVKSYCGHGIGELFHCAPNIPHYSRNKAVGIMKAGQTFTIEPMINTGVWHDRLWPDEWTAVTADGKRSAQFEHTLLVTETGVEVLTARLPSSPDVFPWLKP from the exons ATGGAGAAGGGGGGCTCCGAGTCGTCCATCGCATGCGCGCGCTGCGGCAAGCCGGCGTCGCTTCA gTGCCCCAAGTGCGCGCAATTGAAGCTTCCGCGGGAGGGTGCTGCTTTCTG CACACAGGATTGCTTCAAGGAAGCATGGAGCTCTCACAAGTCTGTCCACACAAAGCTAGATGCATTGGGACCACAGCAGTCCCCAGAAGGTTGgcaatattgtttgaaaaaaggGCGGACACGCACATCACAGCTTCCTCGTTTTGATTGGACAGG TCCATTGAGACCATATCCAATATCAAAGATGCGTGTGATACCAGATAAAGTTGAGAAGCCTGATTGGGCTCTTGAT gGAATCCCCAAGATTGAACCAGATAGCGATTTGCAGAAAAGAGTAGAG ATCAAAACCCCTGAGCAAATTGAAAGAATGAGAGAAACATGCTTA ATTGCAAGAGAGGTTTTAGATGCAGCTGCTCGCATAATCAAACCAGGAATTACCACGGATGAAATCGATAGAGTGGTTCATGAGGAGACAATTGCAAGAG GTGGATATCCATCTCCATTGAATTACCATTTCTTCCCAAAATCATGTTGCAC GTCAGTTAACGAAGTCATCTGCCATGGAATTCCAGATGCCAG GAAACTTGAAGATGGTGATATAGTAAATGTTGATGTAACTGTATATTACAAAGGAGTTCATG GTGATTTGAATGAGACATATTTTGTTGGAAATGTTGATGAGGCTTCCAAACAGCTTGTCCGCTGTACCTATGAGTGCTTGGATAAAGCTATTGCAATAG TGAAACCTGGAGTTAGGTTCCGAGAGGTTGGGGAGATAATAAACAGACATGCATCCATGTCAGGTTTATCAGTG GTCAAGTCTTATTGTGGTCATGGAATAGGGGAATTGTTCCATTGTGCCCCAAACATCCCTCATTATTCAA GAAACAAGGCCGTGGGTATCATGAAAGCTGGGCAAACATTCACAATCGAGCCTATGATAAACACAG GAGTTTGGCATGACCGTCTATGGCCTGATGAGTGGACAGCAGTAACTGCAGATGGTAAACGGAGCGCTCAGTTTGAGCACACCCTTTTG GTGACGGAAACGGGGGTTGAAGTTTTGACAGCACGATTACCCTCATCACCTGATGTCTTTCCATGGTTGAAGCCATGA
- the LOC102720635 gene encoding tubulin-folding cofactor D, giving the protein MEEAAAGAGGATIPTSVSSGPSTASADVDASADPTATAAAAADDDEHDSKEVVLRRYFLQEWEVVSAILRRIVDAGGVAEPADVQRIRSIMDKYQEEGQLLEPYLEDIVSPLMLLVRSKTMELGAGANELLDIIKPLCIIIYTLVTVCGYKSVIKFFPHQVSDLEPAVALLEKCHKMSSATALRQESTGEMETKCVVLLWLYILVLIPFDISSVDTSIATTDHMDGPETVPLVTRILDICKDYLCSSGPMRRMSGLLLARLLTRPDMPKVFSSFMEWAQRTLLSVTDDFVDQFRSIGIVEALASIFKIGNRRVLCDAGDAGPGIWNDCSVVMKTSIAARSSLLRKFLVKLAQRVALISLPPHSPSWRYQSTSSSLGANLSASTDGSGSSSVSAQQVNIDQTDTSSLEEDMDVPEIVEEIIDLLLTGLRDSDTIVRWSAAKGVGRITARLTPALSEEVLSSVLQLFSPGEGDGSWHGGCLALAELARRGLLLPSSFPDVIPVIIKALHYDVRRGPHSIGSHVRDAAAYVCWAFGRAYTNFDMKAVLQQLAPHLLMVACYDREVNCRRAASAAFQENVGRQGNFPHGIDIVNAADYFALASRSNSYLNVAIFVAQYKEYLYPFAEELLCNKISHWERSLRELAAQALSVLVQYDINYFAGYALEKLVPCTLSSDLCTRHGATLAAGEIALKLYQLGFAFTTDMQKALAGIVPAIEKARLYRGKGGEIMRSAVSRFIACISMAGITLNEKTKKSLLETLNENLRHPNAQIQCAAVDALKHFIPTYLVSSREKIANDIISKYVALLDDPNVAARRGAALALGTLPYEFLVLKWMPVISKLCSSCTIEDKPDDPDAETRVNSVRGLISVCETLTSDVEHSSNFGDAIYSYIKDKVMQALFRALDDYAVDNRGDVGSWVREAAMDALVRCTFILCKRDSISVKISLVAEHDSESSNMDVNAVNTRGHLFDSSIAQDLVAGIAKQAVEKIDKIREIAVKTLNRILYNQEQFVPFLPYRELLEQIIPNTADLEWAVPTVSYPRFVKLLQVSCYSKPVLSGLVISTGGLQESLRKASTSALVDYLQDSNVNTNDEGKNREYLLSCDLLWVLEHFQKCDRVVTPTLKTVETLLSKKVFLGEGHGEFYSGLIKSLGPELKGSKDFAKLSAGLSILGYISSQMDASGRRAFSQLLTFLGHRYPKIRKAAADQVYLVLLQNDGLISAENMDKAQEVLAETCWDGDVEEARRKRAELNGMAGFGASAPQKQPGNGETRRKTDDRDAASADENKSYSSLVDFSGY; this is encoded by the exons ATGGaggaagccgccgccggcgcaggtGGCGCCACCATTCCTACGTCTGTCTCGTCAGGCCCCTCCACGGCCTCTGCCGATGTCGATGCCTCTGCTGATCccactgccaccgccgccgccgctgccgacgacGATGAGCACGACTCGAAGGAGGTCGTCCTGCGCAGGTACTTCCTCCAGGAGTGGGAGGTCGTCTCCGCCATCCTCCGCCGCATCGTCGACGCCGGTGGCGTCGCAGAACCCGCCGATGTGCAAAGGATCCGCTCCATT ATGGATAAATATCAAGAGGAGGGTCAACTCCTAGAGCCATACCTAGAGGATATTGTCTCACCACTCATGCTATTAGTCCGTTCCAAAACAATGGAACTAGGGGCTGGCGCCAATGAGCTCCTTGACATAATCAAGCCTCTGTGTATTATCATCTACACTCTGGTCACAGTATGTGGGTACAAGAGCGTAATCAAGTTCTTCCCCCACCAAGTTTCAGATCTTGAGCCTGCAGTCGCGCTCCTTGAGAAGTGTCATAAAATGAGCTCAGCAACAGCTCTTAGGCAAGAGAGCACAGGGGAAATGGAGACTAAGTGTGTTGTTCTATTGTGGCTTTATATACTGGTCTTGATCCCATTTGATATCTCCAGTGTGGATACAAGCATTGCTACCACTGATCACATGGATGGGCCTGAAACTGTTCCACTTGTGACAAGGATATTGGATATCTGTAAGGATTATCTCTGCAGTTCTGGTCCAATGAGAAGGATGTCAGGGTTGCTGCTCGCAAGGCTCTTGACTCGTCCAGACATGCCGAAGGTTTTCAGCAG ttttatggAATGGGCGCAAAGGACCTTATTATCTGTCACAGATGACTTTGTGGATCAATTTAGATCAATTGGTATAGTGGAAGCGTTAGCATCAATATTTAAG ATTGGTAACCGGAGAGTGCTATGTGATGCTGGTGATGCTGGTCCTGGTATTTGGAATGATTGTTCAGTTGTGATGAAGACTAGTATTGCAGCCAGAAGCTCTCTCCTTAGAAAATTTCTGGTCAAACTGGCGCAGCGAGTTGCACTCATTAGCTTGCCTCCCCATTCGCCGTCATGGCGCTATCAG TCGACAAGTAGTTCACTGGGTGCAAATCTTTCAGCTTCTACTGATGGAAGTGGATCTTCAAGTGTTTCAGCCCAACAAGTGAACATTGACCAGACAGACACATCTTCTTTAGAAGAAGATATGGATGTTCCAGAAATCGTGGAAGAGATTATTGACTTACTATTGACTGGTTTGAGGGATTCT GACACTATTGTGAGATGGTCTGCTGCCAAAGGAGTTGGTAGGATAACTGCACGTTTAACTCCTGCACTGTCAGAGGAAGTTCTATCATCAGTCTTGCAGCTTTTTTCTCCTGGGGAG GGTGATGGTTCCTGGCACGGCGGTTGCTTGGCTTTGGCTGAACTTGCTCGAAGAGGGCTGTTGCTGCCTTCTAGCTTTCCTGATGTTATTCCTGTTATAATAAAG GCCTTACACTATGATGTACGAAGAGGTCCACATAGCATTGGTTCACATGTAAGAGATGCTGCAGCATATGTCTGTTGGGCATTTGGTCGAGCCTATACCAATTTTGACATGAAGGCTGTATTGCAACAACTTGCTCCCCACCTTCTAATGGTTGCATGTTATGATCGAGAG GTTAATTGTAGAAGAGCTGCTTCTGCTGCCTTTCAAGAGAACGTTGGAAGACAGGGAAATTTTCCGCATGGCATTGATATTGTGAATGCAGCAGATTATTTCGCACTGGCTTCCCGATCAAACTCTTATCTGAATGTTGCTATTTTTGTTGCTCAATATAAGGAGTATCTTTATCCATTTGCAGAGGAGCTACTATGCAACAAAATATCCCACTGG GAGAGAAGCTTGCGAGAGTTGGCTGCTCAGGCCCTTTCTGTGCTTGTACAGTATGATATTAACTACTTTGCTGGATATGCCCTTGAAAAGTTAGTTCCCTGCACTCTCTCATCAGATTTGTGCACTCGACATGGGGCCACTTTAGCTGCTGGTGAGATTGCTTTGAAGttgtatcaacttggttttGCTTTTACCACAG ACATGCAGAAAGCTTTGGCAGGAATTGTCCCTGCAATCGAAAAGGCTCGCCTTTATCGAGGTAAAGGAGGAGAGATAATGCGCTCTGCTGTTTCCCGATTCATTGCATGTATATCTATGGCTGGGATAACATTGAATGAGAAGACAAAGAAAAGTTTGTTAGAAACCCTTAATGAGAATTTGAGGCATCCCAATGCTCAAATACAG TGTGCTGCTGTTGATGCATTGAAACATTTTATTCCAACATATCTGGTTTCTTCCCGTGAAAAGATTGCTAATGACATCATCTCGAAGTATGTGGCCCTTCTAGATGACCCAAATGTTGCTGCAAGACGAGGTGCAGCACTAGCCCTTGGAACATTACCATATGAGTTCTTGGTATTAAAATGGATGCCTGTCATAAGTAAGCTGTGCAGCTCATGCACAATTGAG GATAAGCCTGATGACCCTGATGCTGAAACACGTGTGAACTCTGTCAGGGGGTTAATTTCGGTTTGTGAAACATTAACATCTGATGTTGAACACAGCTCAAATTTTGGAGATGCCATATATTCATACATTAAAGATAAGGTCATGCAAGCTTTATTTAGAGCACTTGACGATTATGCTGTAGATAACAGAGGGGATGTGGGTTCTTGGGTACGTGAAGCTGCAATGGATGCACTAGTACGGTGCACATTTATCCTCTGCAAGAGAGATAGTATTTCTGTGAAAATATCTTTAGTTGCTGAGCATGATTCTGAATCGAGTAACATGGACGTGAATGCAGTTAACACCAGAGGCCATCTATTTGATTCTAGCATTGCACAAGATCTGGTCGCAGGCATTGCAAAACAGGCAGTTGAGAAAATAGATAAGATAAGAGAAATTGCAGTCAAAACTCTGAACAGGATTCTTTACAATCAGGAACAGTTCGTTCCATTTTTACCATACAGGGAGCTACTGGAACAAATTATACCCAATACTGCAGATTTGGAGTGGGCA GTTCCTACAGTATCATATCCACGATTTGTAAAGCTTCTTCAGGTCAGCTGTTACAGCAAGCCTGTGCTTTCTGGGCTTGTGATTTCTACTGGGGGATTGCAGGAATCTTTGAGGAAAGCTTCAACATCAGCTTTAGTAGATTATCTTCAAGATTCAAATGTCAATACAAATGATGAAgggaaaaatagagaatatcTATTGAGTTGTGACCTTCTATGGGTTCTTGAGCATTTCCAGAAGTGTGACCGTGTTGTTACACCCACATTGAAG ACTGTTGAGACTCTCCTCAGTAAAAAGGTTTTCTTGGGTGAG GGGCATGGTGAGTTCTACAGCGGACTGATAAAATCGCTGGGCCCAGAGCTGAAGGGATCGAAGGACTTCGCAAAGTTAAGCGCAGGTCTCTCCATACTCGGATATATCTCTTCACAGATGGATGCAAGTGGCCGCAGGGCATTCTCTCAGCTCCTCACTTTCCTAGGCCATAGATACCCCAAG ATCCGGAAGGCTGCAGCTGATCAGGTGTACCTCGTGCTGCTGCAAAACGATGGTTTGATTTCAGCTGAAAATATGGACAAAGCCCAGGAAGTCCTCGCGGAGACATGCTGGGATGGGGACGTGGAGGAAGCTCGGCGCAAGAGGGCGGAGCTGAACGGGATGGCTGGCTTCGGTGCCTCCGCTCCACAGAAGCAGCCCGGGAACGGAGAGACGAGGAGGAAAACTGACGACAGAGACGCTGCTTCAGCCGACGAGAACAAATCTTACTCTTCCCTGGTTGATTTTAGTGGATACTAG